A single genomic interval of Syntrophaceae bacterium harbors:
- the ispE gene encoding 4-(cytidine 5'-diphospho)-2-C-methyl-D-erythritol kinase, whose product MIAASSPAKVNLILKVLRRREDGYHDIASLMQKVSLADEMEFTPRPSGIALACPGSDLPTGEGNLVVRAARALFAEAGFTGGVAITLRKRIPTAAGLGGGSSNAATTLVILNDLFGLGFGRERLIRIGARIGADVPFFLYGSAAWAFGIGEILEPAVIPAGMWLVLVNPGFEVSTKWVYESLNLPLTKTAIQYSIPTFSGARELAAALTNDLERVTVARYPLLDELKGFLRKHGALGSLMSGSGPTVFGLFDNESDAIRAEGALTASYPYAAFRARTI is encoded by the coding sequence GTGATCGCCGCCTCCTCGCCGGCCAAGGTCAATCTCATCCTGAAAGTACTGCGGCGCCGGGAGGACGGCTACCACGACATCGCCTCGCTGATGCAGAAGGTGAGCCTCGCCGACGAGATGGAGTTCACCCCGCGGCCCTCGGGCATCGCGCTGGCCTGCCCGGGGTCGGATCTCCCCACGGGCGAGGGCAACCTCGTCGTCCGTGCGGCCCGGGCCCTCTTCGCCGAGGCGGGATTCACGGGCGGGGTGGCCATCACCCTCCGGAAACGCATTCCCACGGCGGCGGGCCTCGGGGGCGGAAGCTCCAACGCCGCCACGACCCTCGTCATCCTCAACGATCTCTTCGGGCTCGGTTTCGGCCGGGAGAGGCTCATCCGGATCGGCGCCCGGATCGGCGCCGACGTCCCCTTCTTCCTCTACGGCAGCGCGGCCTGGGCCTTCGGCATCGGCGAGATCCTCGAGCCCGCCGTCATCCCCGCCGGGATGTGGCTCGTCCTCGTCAACCCGGGGTTCGAGGTTTCCACGAAATGGGTCTACGAAAGCCTGAATTTGCCGTTGACAAAAACGGCCATCCAGTATAGCATTCCTACCTTTTCAGGGGCGCGGGAACTCGCCGCGGCCCTGACCAACGACCTGGAACGGGTGACCGTGGCACGCTATCCCCTGCTCGACGAGCTCAAGGGGTTTCTCCGGAAGCACGGTGCCCTCGGGTCGCTCATGTCGGGGAGCGGGCCCACGGTCTTCGGGCTTTTTGACAACGAATCCGACGCGATCCGGGCGGAAGGCGCGCTGACGGCCTCGTACCCCTACGCGGCGTTCAGGGCCCGAACGATCTGA
- a CDS encoding ribose-phosphate pyrophosphokinase, with product MLERMRIFSGNANRKLAEDICAKLGISLGKANVATFSDGETRVEINENVRGMDVFIVQSTCPPVNDHVMELLVLIDAMKRASADRITAVIPYYGYARQDRKVAPRAPITAKLVADLITTAGANRVMSMDLHAGQIQGFFNIPVDNLYATPILLKYIQKNFAENLVIVSPDTGGVERARAFARRLNAALAIIDKRREGPNESQVMNIIGNVKGKRVIILDDMIDTAGTMVQAAAALEAEGATEVVACCSHPVLSGPAIDRIDGSNLREVIVTDTIPLHERARQCKKKITVLPVAGLLSEAVRRIYYNDSVSSLFI from the coding sequence ATGCTCGAGAGAATGCGCATCTTTTCGGGGAATGCGAACAGGAAGCTCGCGGAGGACATCTGCGCCAAGCTCGGCATTTCCCTCGGCAAGGCCAACGTGGCCACCTTCAGCGACGGCGAGACGCGCGTGGAGATCAACGAGAACGTGCGCGGGATGGACGTCTTCATCGTCCAATCCACCTGCCCGCCGGTGAACGACCACGTCATGGAGCTGCTGGTCCTCATCGACGCGATGAAGCGAGCCTCGGCCGACCGGATCACGGCCGTGATCCCCTACTACGGCTATGCCCGGCAGGACCGCAAGGTCGCCCCTCGCGCCCCCATCACGGCGAAGCTCGTGGCCGACCTGATCACGACCGCCGGGGCCAACCGGGTCATGTCCATGGACCTCCACGCCGGACAGATCCAGGGCTTCTTCAACATCCCCGTGGACAACCTCTACGCCACGCCGATCCTCCTGAAATACATCCAGAAGAATTTCGCGGAAAACCTGGTCATCGTCTCACCGGACACGGGGGGCGTCGAGCGTGCCCGCGCCTTCGCACGCAGGCTCAACGCGGCGCTGGCCATCATCGACAAGCGGCGCGAGGGACCCAACGAGTCGCAGGTGATGAACATCATCGGCAACGTCAAGGGCAAGCGGGTCATCATCCTCGACGACATGATCGACACGGCGGGCACCATGGTCCAGGCCGCGGCCGCCCTGGAGGCCGAGGGGGCCACGGAGGTCGTCGCCTGCTGCAGCCACCCGGTGCTTTCGGGCCCGGCCATCGACCGGATCGACGGCTCGAACCTCAGGGAGGTCATCGTGACGGACACGATCCCGCTGCACGAGCGGGCCAGGCAGTGCAAGAAGAAGATCACCGTGCTGCCCGTGGCGGGCCTGCTGAGCGAGGCGGTCCGGCGCATCTACTACAATGACTCGGTGAGCTCGCTGTTCATTTAA
- the htpX gene encoding zinc metalloprotease HtpX translates to MNSLKTAVLLGALTGLLVLIGGYIGGKNGMFIAFLFAMGMNFFSYWFSDKIVLRMYQAQEVTPQQAPELHRMVHDLAMKAGLPMPRVYIIPGDTPNAFATGRNEKHAVVAVTEGILRILSREELEGVISHELSHIKNRDILIGSIAATIAGAITMLANMAQWAAIFGGARGDDDEGGGGVIGMLFMAILAPIAAMLIQMAISRSREYMADDGGARVSGKPWALASALEKLQMASQAVPMNANPSTAHMFIVNPLTGRSFANLFSTHPPIEERIARLRRMTPRM, encoded by the coding sequence ATGAATTCTCTCAAGACTGCGGTCCTGCTCGGCGCGCTGACGGGACTCCTGGTCCTGATCGGCGGCTACATCGGCGGCAAGAACGGCATGTTCATCGCCTTCCTCTTTGCCATGGGCATGAACTTCTTCAGCTACTGGTTCTCCGACAAGATCGTCCTGCGCATGTACCAGGCGCAGGAGGTCACGCCCCAGCAGGCGCCGGAGCTCCACCGGATGGTCCACGACCTGGCCATGAAGGCGGGCCTGCCCATGCCGCGGGTCTACATCATCCCCGGGGACACGCCCAATGCCTTCGCCACGGGGCGCAACGAGAAGCACGCCGTCGTGGCCGTCACCGAGGGCATCCTGCGGATCCTGAGCCGCGAGGAGCTCGAGGGCGTCATCAGCCACGAACTCTCCCACATCAAGAACCGCGACATCCTCATCGGGTCGATCGCGGCCACGATCGCCGGCGCCATCACCATGCTGGCCAACATGGCGCAGTGGGCGGCGATCTTCGGCGGGGCCCGCGGCGACGACGACGAGGGGGGCGGCGGCGTGATCGGCATGCTCTTCATGGCGATCCTGGCGCCCATCGCGGCGATGCTCATCCAGATGGCCATCTCCCGCTCCCGGGAGTACATGGCCGACGACGGAGGCGCCCGGGTGTCCGGCAAGCCCTGGGCCCTGGCGAGCGCCCTGGAGAAGCTCCAGATGGCGAGCCAGGCCGTCCCCATGAACGCCAACCCGTCGACGGCGCACATGTTCATCGTGAACCCCCTGACGGGACGGTCGTTCGCGAACCTCTTCAGCACGCACCCGCCCATCGAGGAGCGGATCGCGCGGCTGCGCCGCATGACGCCGCGGATGTAG
- a CDS encoding DUF1844 domain-containing protein: protein MTFSAFVFSLGTSAMLHFGDFPDPVTKKAERNLEAAKQTIDILGILKDKTKGNLSDDEERLLDSLLYELRMRYVRESGK, encoded by the coding sequence ATGACCTTCTCGGCCTTCGTCTTTTCGCTCGGCACGTCGGCCATGCTCCACTTCGGCGATTTCCCGGACCCCGTGACGAAAAAGGCCGAGCGCAACCTCGAGGCCGCCAAGCAGACGATCGACATCCTCGGCATCCTGAAGGACAAGACGAAGGGCAACCTGAGCGACGACGAGGAACGGCTTCTCGACTCGCTGCTCTACGAGCTGCGGATGCGCTACGTCCGGGAGTCGGGCAAGTGA